From one Gracilibacillus salinarum genomic stretch:
- a CDS encoding carbohydrate ABC transporter permease — protein sequence MFKSKTFSSKMVDIILIIILVVIAITCILPLWYTLALSLSSKSAAAAGAVGLWPVDFNFNSYQQLLQDSQFFKSFWISVQRVVLGAGLNFIIVPLMAYPLSKTVKDFKGRNVLMWTLIFTMLFNGGLIPLYLTIKAYGLMNSIWALVLVGGAQTIVFNIILTINFFRNLPSSLEEAALVDGAGPWYILTKVFIPLSVPVLATISLFSIVYHWNEFLYGLIFMTREEFYPLQTYIQQLVVSVDPSTMTEDQYKRLSELSNRTLDAAKIFIAMIPVLLVYPFLQRYFIHGITLGSVKE from the coding sequence ATGTTTAAGAGTAAGACGTTTTCTTCAAAAATGGTTGATATCATTCTAATTATTATACTAGTGGTGATCGCCATCACGTGTATATTGCCATTGTGGTATACCTTGGCATTATCATTAAGTTCGAAATCAGCGGCAGCAGCAGGGGCTGTCGGATTATGGCCGGTTGATTTTAATTTCAATTCCTATCAACAGCTGTTACAGGATAGTCAGTTTTTTAAATCGTTTTGGATTTCGGTTCAGCGGGTTGTGTTAGGTGCCGGATTAAATTTTATTATTGTGCCATTAATGGCGTACCCGTTATCGAAAACAGTTAAAGATTTTAAAGGTCGCAATGTCCTGATGTGGACTTTGATCTTTACGATGCTATTCAATGGCGGTTTAATTCCGTTATATTTGACCATCAAGGCATACGGTCTGATGAACAGTATTTGGGCGCTCGTGCTGGTCGGCGGGGCACAAACAATTGTCTTTAATATAATTTTAACGATTAACTTCTTTCGGAACCTGCCTTCGTCATTAGAAGAAGCGGCCTTGGTCGACGGTGCTGGCCCTTGGTATATTTTAACGAAGGTTTTTATTCCATTATCTGTACCCGTTCTTGCAACCATTTCGCTATTCAGCATTGTTTATCATTGGAACGAATTTCTCTACGGTTTGATTTTCATGACTAGAGAGGAATTTTATCCGTTGCAGACGTATATCCAGCAGTTAGTCGTCTCTGTTGACCCATCAACGATGACAGAGGATCAATATAAACGTTTAAGTGAATTATCCAATCGAACGTTGGATGCAGCCAAAATATTTATCGCGATGATTCCTGTTCTGCTCGTTTATCCATTTCTCCAGCGTTACTTTATTCACGGCATTACATTAGGTTCGGTAAAAGAGTAG
- a CDS encoding ABC transporter permease — MRTKGFAKHYYLMLLPGFIWLILFSIVPMFGIVIAFQNYNPGLGVFGSEFVGLETFRYMFELNDTMNVFFNTIYIAIMKIVGNLIVPLVFALMLNEVRYMGLKRSIQTIVYLPHFLSWVILGGVLLDIFAYGGPINQLLAMFGIDPVLFFGRADLFPFLVVGSDVWKEFGFNTIIYLAALTGINPALYEAASIDGASRLRLLWHVTLPGIRTTAVLLAVLSLGNVLNAGFDQIFNLYNPLVYSSGDIIDTWVYRAGLLNLQYELATAVGLLKSVAGFMLISLSYYLAYRFTNYRIF, encoded by the coding sequence ATGAGAACGAAAGGATTTGCTAAACATTATTATTTGATGCTCTTACCCGGCTTTATATGGTTAATTTTATTTAGTATTGTGCCGATGTTCGGGATCGTGATCGCGTTTCAGAATTATAATCCGGGTCTAGGTGTATTTGGATCAGAATTCGTCGGTCTGGAAACATTTCGCTATATGTTTGAGCTCAATGATACGATGAATGTTTTTTTCAATACGATTTATATAGCCATTATGAAAATTGTCGGTAACCTCATTGTACCACTCGTATTTGCGTTAATGCTGAATGAAGTAAGGTACATGGGGCTAAAACGGTCGATTCAGACGATCGTATACTTACCACACTTTCTGTCATGGGTTATTCTAGGTGGCGTGCTGCTCGATATTTTTGCCTACGGTGGACCGATTAATCAGTTATTAGCTATGTTTGGTATCGATCCGGTTTTGTTTTTTGGCAGGGCTGATTTATTTCCGTTCCTTGTTGTCGGCAGTGATGTCTGGAAGGAATTTGGTTTCAATACCATCATTTACTTAGCGGCATTAACCGGCATAAATCCTGCATTATATGAAGCGGCGAGTATTGATGGCGCGTCCCGGCTGCGGCTGTTATGGCATGTCACATTGCCTGGCATCCGGACAACTGCTGTCTTGTTAGCGGTATTGAGTCTAGGAAACGTGCTGAATGCAGGGTTTGATCAAATTTTTAACTTATATAATCCGCTAGTGTATTCAAGTGGGGATATTATCGACACTTGGGTGTATCGTGCTGGCTTATTGAATTTGCAATATGAATTAGCGACTGCAGTAGGACTATTAAAATCAGTAGCAGGCTTTATGTTGATCAGTTTATCCTACTATCTCGCTTATCGATTTACGAATTACCGGATTTTCTAA
- a CDS encoding extracellular solute-binding protein → MLKKIFFLLLFILLFTACSNEDASKDETEDKDPSSDTPSEPADPFGVYEETITIAIGQEVDPSDTSLQDGDTPLDNQYTRHVKENLNIEVEHAFTASPSNYDQKVSLAIASNDLPDAMVVGPVELRQLVEADQIADLTDVYENYASPAIKEIIDSSGGVALENVTFDGKIMAIPNSQASADGVHNLWIRQDWLDELGLEPPKTLDDLKKVAKAFVEEDPDGNGQDDTIGLAGPDTSNKLYANFLESTNNLYGFDGIFSALHAYPGYWLEGEDGELVYGSTLPETKEALSFLRDMYSEGLIDPEIGVREDSGESVISGNTGMFFGPFWMPYGPLTDAVTNNPDANWQSYALPLDANGEYTPHLSTTTTQFVVVRKDYEHPEAAMKILNNLLANESEFDPSIGGPGFYPLRLVYAPADEMEVTTVALREVLAGTKEPEDFYDMPAYKLLKSDVDHIHEIKLEPYDNMDIEYWDPQANLGQWTRAYSALVGTAPLVDTEINGVKSVIYSQTKTMEDRWVNLKKIEDETFLKIIMGTESLDAFDQFVEDWNNQGGEQITEEVADVVAK, encoded by the coding sequence ATGTTAAAGAAGATCTTTTTTTTATTATTATTTATTTTGCTGTTCACTGCTTGTTCGAATGAGGATGCCAGTAAGGATGAAACGGAGGATAAGGATCCATCATCTGACACACCTTCTGAGCCAGCGGATCCATTTGGGGTATATGAAGAGACGATCACAATTGCTATTGGTCAGGAAGTAGATCCGAGTGACACGAGCTTACAGGACGGTGACACACCGCTCGATAATCAATACACACGACATGTGAAAGAAAATCTGAATATTGAAGTCGAGCATGCTTTTACCGCCTCTCCTTCCAACTACGATCAGAAGGTAAGTTTAGCGATTGCCAGCAACGATTTGCCGGATGCGATGGTAGTGGGTCCTGTTGAATTAAGGCAATTAGTCGAGGCTGATCAAATTGCCGATTTAACCGATGTGTACGAGAATTATGCATCACCAGCTATTAAAGAGATTATCGACAGTTCTGGCGGGGTAGCACTAGAAAATGTCACATTTGATGGCAAGATCATGGCAATTCCTAATTCCCAGGCTAGTGCAGACGGTGTTCATAACCTTTGGATCAGACAAGACTGGTTAGATGAACTTGGCCTTGAGCCACCAAAAACGCTTGATGATTTGAAAAAGGTCGCAAAGGCATTTGTAGAAGAAGATCCGGATGGCAATGGGCAAGACGATACGATTGGTTTAGCCGGACCAGATACTTCCAACAAATTGTATGCAAACTTTTTAGAATCAACCAATAATTTATATGGGTTTGATGGGATCTTTTCTGCCTTGCATGCTTATCCAGGGTACTGGCTTGAAGGGGAAGATGGTGAGCTTGTCTATGGATCAACATTACCTGAAACAAAAGAAGCGTTGTCGTTTTTGCGAGATATGTACAGTGAAGGGCTGATCGATCCGGAAATTGGTGTAAGAGAAGATTCCGGTGAATCGGTGATTAGTGGAAATACAGGAATGTTCTTTGGTCCTTTCTGGATGCCATATGGTCCACTGACAGATGCCGTGACAAACAATCCTGATGCGAACTGGCAATCTTATGCACTGCCACTGGATGCGAATGGAGAATATACCCCGCATCTAAGCACAACGACGACGCAATTTGTAGTCGTGCGAAAAGATTACGAACATCCTGAAGCTGCGATGAAGATTTTAAATAATTTATTAGCAAATGAGTCTGAATTTGATCCAAGCATCGGTGGTCCTGGATTCTATCCGTTGCGTCTCGTATATGCACCGGCAGATGAGATGGAAGTAACAACGGTTGCGTTACGTGAAGTATTGGCAGGAACGAAGGAACCAGAAGATTTCTATGATATGCCAGCCTATAAACTGTTAAAGTCAGATGTCGATCATATTCATGAGATCAAACTGGAGCCATACGACAACATGGATATCGAGTATTGGGATCCACAAGCGAATTTAGGGCAATGGACGAGAGCGTATTCTGCCTTAGTAGGAACTGCACCGTTAGTGGATACAGAGATTAATGGCGTCAAGAGCGTGATCTATTCTCAAACGAAAACGATGGAGGATCGCTGGGTCAACTTGAAAAAAATAGAAGATGAAACCTTCCTGAAAATAATAATGGGTACCGAATCCTTAGATGCCTTTGATCAGTTTGTAGAAGACTGGAACAATCAAGGTGGCGAGCAAATTACAGAAGAAGTAGCAGACGTAGTAGCTAAATAA
- a CDS encoding response regulator transcription factor, with translation MINVLIVEDDKLVRKSFISAFRWHDFDMEVVGDAKNGKVALDFIEQHAVDLVITDLAMPVMSGIELIRVLRQQYPDIFVVVLSLHQDFEYIQEAMRLGAIDYIAKIELDGTDMDNILVRIQDRIVQETQTRHGVKQPSSPSFRNGYLILSYQPQLVYEVLEAQIPQDQMYALEDVALVIDQQAMSSADMHHHLSAWKGNLPPVVLIYPEKSSHRLDLRATNLQQLLFYEVSETKRLTSKAYQQLPVFEAITDQEMDQWKAQLLSWEWLTDQEAVHELLGALYQAALPSAQLQELFQWFVSESKRLYRDIFPTDITAPHPVNAWCDIEAWMYQVQRQMYTTVFSPTYSVETNQCILKAVSIIEKELASPLTAQDVALQVNMSRSYFSTCFKDIVGETFHEYVRIARINKAKDYLIYTKEKVGVISEKVGYSDIKYFSKMFRKSTGQLPSEYRKWHKVRLQSVGGD, from the coding sequence GTGATTAACGTATTGATCGTCGAGGATGACAAGTTAGTGCGAAAAAGCTTTATTTCTGCTTTCAGGTGGCATGATTTTGATATGGAAGTGGTTGGGGATGCCAAGAACGGTAAAGTGGCCCTGGACTTTATCGAACAGCATGCGGTCGATTTAGTGATCACGGATTTGGCGATGCCGGTAATGTCCGGGATCGAACTAATTCGCGTTCTGCGGCAACAGTATCCGGACATATTTGTCGTGGTGCTTTCCTTACATCAGGATTTTGAATATATTCAAGAAGCGATGCGATTGGGTGCGATTGATTATATAGCAAAAATTGAGCTCGATGGGACAGATATGGACAATATTCTTGTTCGGATTCAGGATAGAATTGTACAGGAAACGCAGACTAGACACGGTGTTAAACAGCCATCTTCACCATCTTTCCGCAACGGTTATTTGATTCTCTCATACCAGCCACAGCTTGTATATGAGGTGTTGGAAGCTCAAATCCCTCAGGATCAAATGTATGCCTTGGAAGACGTTGCACTTGTCATTGACCAGCAGGCCATGTCATCAGCAGACATGCATCATCATTTATCTGCATGGAAGGGAAATTTGCCACCTGTCGTACTTATCTATCCCGAAAAATCATCACACAGATTGGATCTAAGAGCTACGAATTTGCAGCAGCTGCTCTTCTATGAAGTATCAGAGACAAAACGGCTAACGTCAAAAGCTTATCAGCAACTGCCAGTATTCGAAGCAATAACAGATCAGGAAATGGATCAATGGAAAGCACAATTACTGTCATGGGAATGGCTGACGGATCAAGAAGCCGTCCACGAGTTGCTTGGAGCGTTATATCAAGCTGCCCTGCCAAGCGCACAATTGCAGGAGCTCTTCCAATGGTTCGTTAGTGAAAGCAAGCGGCTTTACCGAGATATATTTCCGACGGACATCACAGCTCCTCATCCTGTTAATGCTTGGTGTGATATCGAGGCGTGGATGTACCAGGTCCAGCGTCAAATGTATACGACCGTATTTAGTCCGACTTATTCTGTTGAGACCAATCAATGTATTTTAAAGGCAGTTTCCATAATTGAGAAAGAGCTGGCTTCACCATTAACTGCTCAAGACGTTGCGTTACAGGTGAACATGAGCAGGAGTTATTTTTCCACCTGCTTTAAGGATATTGTCGGAGAGACGTTTCATGAATATGTCAGGATTGCCAGGATTAATAAAGCAAAGGATTATTTGATCTACACAAAGGAGAAAGTCGGTGTCATTTCAGAAAAAGTCGGCTATTCGGACATCAAATATTTTAGTAAAATGTTTCGCAAATCGACGGGGCAATTGCCAAGCGAATATCGAAAATGGCATAAAGTGAGACTTCAATCAGTGGGGGGGGATTGA
- a CDS encoding sensor histidine kinase, which translates to MKSPFSFDNISLKNRISLVFAISTFLLLMCTIIISYQAMSNILTNKLHDTFSSNLRQIRLSIEDTVDDLNYVAQQIAFSENIGYKLENYLQYPPSFDRVKMYEDIKNEINVITFSNPGIGLSLLYNKQQDHYLFYNYGVKQEFSLSHDPLLAEGYNMHTYGPHISMEKYKDNYVLSTSRQLDVRFSDQIYIYLESNLDFTNDLLEVGSVMNNANYMMLDENHNIIYSENATFPRNSTFPSNKQGFGKQNGFYWFEESTKKGWSIVALIPIAEYNQEMNQWAILMLYIAILFVLISLLVSWLLWKTLYKPMNEFRHEIKLMGDNNFHSEVVNTKIPEFVDLIDHFRDMRGQIVALIHEIEKKERMRADLEVEKLKHQINPHFLMNTLDTAKWLAISGDKQELTSLLTSLNKLLHYNMGKLGILSTLQDELESMQQYLVLQQIRYDFEFETSLFVKEEVLQAPLPRFILQPIVENALYHGLVDEGTISITVKLERLQLVIDIADDGKGMTPQQVEELLHKQTIKQTNQGMGIGLNYVKRVLERTYGADARMEIASLVGKGTVVTLRIPYIKGEKA; encoded by the coding sequence ATGAAAAGTCCTTTCTCATTTGATAATATCAGCTTAAAAAATCGGATTTCGCTCGTCTTTGCGATAAGTACTTTTTTGCTACTCATGTGTACCATCATTATTTCCTATCAGGCAATGTCGAATATTTTGACTAATAAATTACATGATACGTTCAGCAGCAATCTGAGACAAATACGACTTTCTATTGAGGACACGGTTGATGACCTGAATTATGTAGCCCAGCAAATTGCTTTTTCAGAAAATATCGGCTATAAACTGGAAAACTACTTACAATATCCGCCGTCCTTCGATAGAGTCAAAATGTATGAAGATATCAAAAACGAGATTAATGTTATTACTTTCAGTAACCCCGGGATTGGTCTGTCTTTACTGTATAACAAACAGCAGGATCATTACCTTTTTTATAATTATGGGGTCAAGCAGGAATTCTCGCTCAGTCATGATCCATTGCTGGCTGAGGGATATAACATGCATACCTATGGGCCGCATATCAGTATGGAAAAATACAAAGATAATTATGTGCTATCCACTTCACGACAATTAGATGTCCGTTTTTCGGACCAGATATATATTTATTTGGAGTCCAATCTGGATTTTACCAATGATTTATTGGAAGTTGGCAGTGTGATGAATAATGCCAATTACATGATGCTGGATGAGAATCATAACATTATATACAGTGAGAATGCCACATTTCCGCGAAACAGTACGTTTCCCAGTAACAAACAAGGCTTTGGAAAACAGAATGGATTCTACTGGTTCGAGGAATCTACGAAAAAAGGATGGAGTATTGTCGCTTTAATTCCAATTGCCGAATACAACCAGGAAATGAATCAATGGGCTATTCTTATGCTGTATATTGCGATTTTATTTGTACTTATCAGCCTCTTGGTGTCCTGGTTATTATGGAAGACATTATACAAACCAATGAATGAATTCCGTCACGAGATTAAATTAATGGGAGATAATAATTTTCATTCAGAGGTTGTAAATACGAAAATACCAGAATTCGTAGATTTAATTGATCATTTTCGAGATATGAGAGGCCAGATTGTCGCATTAATCCATGAGATTGAGAAAAAAGAAAGAATGCGTGCTGATTTGGAAGTGGAAAAGTTAAAACATCAGATCAATCCACATTTTTTAATGAACACATTGGATACGGCAAAATGGCTGGCGATTTCTGGTGATAAACAGGAGCTTACCAGTCTGTTAACGTCATTAAATAAACTGCTCCATTACAATATGGGGAAACTGGGGATACTCTCCACCTTACAAGACGAATTGGAGTCCATGCAGCAATACTTAGTGTTACAGCAAATAAGATATGATTTTGAATTTGAGACGTCGCTCTTTGTAAAAGAAGAAGTATTACAAGCACCTTTACCCCGCTTCATTTTGCAACCAATTGTTGAAAATGCTTTGTATCATGGGTTAGTAGATGAAGGCACGATTTCGATTACAGTAAAACTGGAGAGGTTACAGCTCGTCATAGACATTGCCGATGATGGCAAAGGAATGACACCACAACAAGTGGAAGAGCTGTTGCATAAGCAGACCATTAAGCAGACCAATCAAGGGATGGGCATTGGATTAAACTATGTCAAGCGAGTGCTGGAAAGGACGTACGGTGCTGATGCCAGGATGGAGATAGCCAGTCTTGTCGGAAAAGGGACGGTTGTAACATTACGAATACCATATATAAAGGGGGAGAAGGCGTGA